TGTCATGGCGTTGCGCACACGCAACGATCTGATGCCGTATACTACCGGCGTGAGGTCGGAATTGATCATGCGCGCGTCGCGGCTTGTCTCGGCCATCACCGGATTCGTTGTGCAGCCGAACAAGGCGATCGTCGGCGCCAACGCGTTCGCTCATGAATCGGGCATCCATCAGGATGGCATGTTGAAGCATGCTGGAACGTACGAGATCATGACGCCCGAATCGGTTGGCCTGTCGAAGTCGAAGCTGGTGCTCGGCAAGCACTCCGGCCGTCACGCGTTCCGCGAAAAATTGAACGAACTGAACTACGAATTGGGTGACAATGCGATCGAGGAAGCATTTCGCCGCTTCAAGGAAATCGCCGACCGCAAGAAGGACGTATTCGACGAAGATATCATGGCGCTGGTCGATGACGAACTGACGCGTGTGGGCGATCGCATCAAGCTCGTCGCACTCGAGATCGAATGTGGCACGCGGCGCTCTCGAGCGACGATGACGCTCGAAATCGATGGTCAACGGCGGGAATGCGCGGAGAATGGCGACGGGCCTGTCGATTCGGCTTTTCGCTGCATCAAGCGGCTGTTTGAGACGCAAGCGCGCCTCAAACTGTATCAAGTACACGGCGTGACTGGCGGCACGGACGCCCAGGCCGAAGTGACTGTAAGACTCGAAGAACAAGGTCGGACGGTTAACGGGCAAGGCGCGGATACGGATACTGTGGTTGCCTCCGTTAAAGCGTACCTCCATGCATTGAACAAACTTATGGTCAAACGTGAGAAGCACGCGCCATCTGCACT
This genomic stretch from Rhodospirillales bacterium harbors:
- a CDS encoding 2-isopropylmalate synthase, with translation MTTASDPNRIIIFDTTLRDGEQSPGASMNLDEKLRIAQVLEEMGVDVIEAGFPISSRGDFEAVHQIARQVKSSTVCGLARAVRGDIEQVAEALRPAPRGRIHTFISTSPLHMKYKLQLEPAQVLERIVESVSYARRFTDDVEWSCEDGSRSEHDFLCRCVEAAIEAGAGTINIPDTVGYAIPTEFAALIAMLRNRVPNIDRAILSVHCHNDLGLGVANSLAAVNEGARQVECTVNGLGERAGNAAMEEIVMALRTRNDLMPYTTGVRSELIMRASRLVSAITGFVVQPNKAIVGANAFAHESGIHQDGMLKHAGTYEIMTPESVGLSKSKLVLGKHSGRHAFREKLNELNYELGDNAIEEAFRRFKEIADRKKDVFDEDIMALVDDELTRVGDRIKLVALEIECGTRRSRATMTLEIDGQRRECAENGDGPVDSAFRCIKRLFETQARLKLYQVHGVTGGTDAQAEVTVRLEEQGRTVNGQGADTDTVVASVKAYLHALNKLMVKREKHAPSALSA